The Euphorbia lathyris chromosome 4, ddEupLath1.1, whole genome shotgun sequence genomic interval ACAAGTGGATGTTGGTAATTACTACTTATATACATAattcctttttctttatttatttgtttattttcttgaGGTTGATTAATGACTGTTTTTGATCTTTTGGTGTTGTGGCTTCCTGATATACAAGATATTTATACAGAATTTTCAATTTGTGCACTTAACTTGATATTAATTCAACCTTACTGCTGTTATTGTGGCAAGCACGACTAATTGTTACTTAAGCTACTGATTGATAGGACTTTTAAAAACCTAATTTCACTCTAAAAATATGCATGGATTATACCAATAATTGTTTTCTAGCAGTACATTTGGTGTgtcaattttttctttttatttttttcttcttccgagggcgagccttggcgcaacggtaaacgttgttgtcgtgtgaccaagaggtcacgggttcgagtcttaggagcggcctcttgccaaataaattggcaggggaaggcttgcccccagtacacccttgtggtgggacccctccccggaccctcgctcagcggggacgcgtagtgcaccgggccgtgCAATCGAACAATCATCTGGGTATCTCCCCTGATCTTGTATGGGCACATGAAGAGGGCAAAACATTCTTGAATATTTCTTGTCTGATGAATGCAGCTTTTACCTTAACTACCAACCATCATTGGTCGAAAGAGATGTTCAATGAAAGATTTGGCATATGTGGCAGGCCTGATACAAGAGTAATTTGAATTCCCTTGTTCATGCTCTCGGTATTAATCAGTTTTGTAAGTGATGTGCAGCACCACCTTCCCCAGGTGATCCTACAGTGAAGAATGTTGCAGACAAACTAGCAAGTTTTGTTGCTAAAAATGGAAGGCAATTTGAGAACATTACACGCCAAAAGCATCCAGGAGATACACCTTTTAAGTATGTACTGTACAATGCCAATTTTTCTTGTGTTCAACTTTTCGAAGTTCATtccttatataaaaaaaaaagcatcatACAGGAAACTTATGCATCTAGGCTATTTGTGGTGCAGATTTTTATTTGACAAGTCTTGCTCAGACTATAAATACTATGAGTTTCGGCTTGCTGAAGAGGAGAGGGCTCTTTCACAGACTAGGGATTCTGAAGACTCAGCTAGTGGTTGGTACCTGGATCGCTGTCTTTTTATTTCATTGTAGTTCTAAGGTCCGACATACTTTTTGTTTGTTCATATTCATGGAAAGCTGAAACAGATGGACTTGATTAGCTCATGAGTTGTACTGAATGCTAACTTATTAAAGTCTTACTGTTACTGCAAATGATAGTGGAGAAATGCATAGATGGTTTGGCCCTAAAGAAAACAGAATGGATATCAAACAATCATATAGTTGACACAGAGTTTATTGGCATCACGACTGATTTATGTTATGCGATGCCAACCTGCTTGCTTGTTTGTCTATTCGTCATCCTTGACATGATTTGCACTTCTTTGGTCTGTAAAATATGTAATATTTGAAAAAAGCCAAGGAAAAGTCTGTTTTATTTCAATCCTGCCCACATCTACAGTGAAATTTACACTTTGTTTGCGCAGGTGCTACAAGTACTTCAGCTTCTAAATCCACTAGTGGTTCTCAAAGGGTAATTCAGCAGCATCTAAATTACCAAATCCCTGCTTCAGCTCTCTATGAAGCCACTGATGAACCTGGGAGTTTGTGTACTTCAGCACAAACAGCATTCCCTGGAAGAACTGGTAATAGCATAGGAGGATATCCTCAGTGTATGGATTGACACGACACAAGACTTTTAGTTAATTCTTCCATATGGACAAAAGACCATTAATTCTGCTCCAACTGTTTTACATGGATATACTGACATTATCTTGAGTAAAGCACGTGGAAAGCTAATGATAGCATCAAGTCGGTGCCCCTAGGAAGTTAAATCATACAAAATGCTGTTCTATGTGCAGCATCCTTAAAGTCTTTGGCTCATTAAGATCCTTTTGATTACTGTTTCCACCTTCTTAGCTTATGATAATATCTTGAAGTGTGCTGTCTATTTTGCTTTATGTTTCCAATAGGTCTGGAGTAGATGTGCTTACCAAGTTTTACTGAAGTAAACTgaatctgaatgaataagttaATGGGGGTTAATCCCTGCTAGCTTGTGAATCAACACTATTGCGGCATGATAGTGTGGTGTCCCATGGGCATGGTTTGGATGTAGTTAAAATGATGTATTGATCATTTAATTATTATTGGTTTCAGATATAGTCAAATCTGTAGGCTAACTAGCAGTCTCatctgttagtcaattttggAGTGCATTATGTTATGTCTCTGACTGCTGGTCTTTTGTCTTGGAATGATGGAACCTTTTGCTTGCTGATCTTTATCTCAACTAGGACATTATAACCAATTCTGGAGCGTTGCGTTTACTTTTTATGTATGTTGCAGGGGAATCGAGTGCCCCAGAAGGTACAGATCCCATAGCAATGATGGAATTTTACATGAAAAAGGCTGCTCAGGAAGAGAGAAGGAGACAGCCCAAACAGTCGAAGGATGAGATGCCCCCTCCTCTTTCTCTTCAAGGTTAACATAGCTTCATGTTTTATTGGTTGGAAAACTCTGTTTTCCTTGTGATGTTTTCTAGAATAGTTTTCTTAGGATTATGTTTTCTATAATGGTCTCATTTCTTTGGCTAGCTGGCCCTGCAGCTCCTGGAAAAAGAGGTCATCATATGGGTGACTATATTCCACAAGAAGAGCTTGAGAAATTCTTGGCTACCTGTAATGATGTGGCTGCTCAAAAAGCAGCTAGAGAGACTCTAGAGAGGTCAAAAATCCAGGCAAATAATGTTGGACATAAACTGTTGTCTAAAATGGGCTGGAAAGAAggtaatctctctctctctctctctcttcattcTTCCCGAATGCCTGGTGATGCATACACAGAACAGAATCATATTGCCACTGACTTTTGTTTGGTTATAAATGGCAAATGCAACAATTGCAATGAATATTGGGAGgtgaattttcttttcttttcgaCTCTAATATTAATGAAATTCCTGAAATTCAGAGTCATGATTACTTGAAtgtttttttacagtttgaatgaATCGAAGGTAAAGAATATTCATGAGCATGCAgcttaaataaacttaatagGGGATTAAAATGAAGTGTAGGTTGCTGTGGTGCAATTTTGCCAATAGATTGTAATTTTAATTGGTAGATGTTGTCATGGGTCCTCCGGGCTCTGAGCTATTGCCATACACTAAATCCGACTGCATTTTGCACGAGGAGCTAG includes:
- the LOC136225634 gene encoding SURP and G-patch domain-containing protein 1-like protein isoform X1 codes for the protein MDEKAPSSLFVNDGSFMERFKQLQQEKGNGQEKDKSSVGKDSKPKTVLSGTPTSRPTTGKMSMQFKSNNSMKTPQTPSSGKLAFSLKQKSKIVAPAVKLGEDEEDEYEADMGNVLGEASAKRQKLGQSDSSELSRQVDVAPPSPGDPTVKNVADKLASFVAKNGRQFENITRQKHPGDTPFKFLFDKSCSDYKYYEFRLAEEERALSQTRDSEDSASGATSTSASKSTSGSQRVIQQHLNYQIPASALYEATDEPGSLCTSAQTAFPGRTGNSIGGYPQWESSAPEGTDPIAMMEFYMKKAAQEERRRQPKQSKDEMPPPLSLQAGPAAPGKRGHHMGDYIPQEELEKFLATCNDVAAQKAARETLERSKIQANNVGHKLLSKMGWKEGEGLGSSRSGMADPIMAGDVKKDHLGVGAHAPGEVTPEDDIYEQYKKRMMLGYKYRPNPLGNPRKAYY
- the LOC136225634 gene encoding SURP and G-patch domain-containing protein 1-like protein isoform X5; its protein translation is MDEKAPSSLFVNDGSFMERFKQLQQEKGNGQEKDKSSVGKDSKPKTVLSGTPTSRPTTGKMSMQFKSNNSMKTPQTPSSGKLAFSLKQKSKIVAPAVKLGEDEEDEYEADMGNVLGEASAKRQKLGQSDSSELSRQVDVAPPSPGDPTVKNVADKLASFVAKNGRQFENITRQKHPGDTPFKFLFDKSCSDYKYYEFRLAEEERALSQTRDSEDSASGATSTSASKSTSGSQRVIQQHLNYQIPASALYEATDEPGSLCTSAQTAFPGRTGESSAPEGTDPIAMMEFYMKKAAQEERRRQPKQSKDEMPPPLSLQAPGKRGHHMGDYIPQEELEKFLATCNDVAAQKAARETLERSKIQANNVGHKLLSKMGWKEGEGLGSSRSGMADPIMAGDVKKDHLGVGAHAPGEVTPEDDIYEQYKKRMMLGYKYRPNPLGNPRKAYY
- the LOC136225634 gene encoding SURP and G-patch domain-containing protein 1-like protein isoform X4, encoding MDEKAPSSLFVNDGSFMERFKQLQQEKGNGQEKDKSSVGKDSKPKTVLSGTPTSRPTTGKMSMQFKSNNSMKTPQTPSSGKLAFSLKQKSKIVAPAVKLGEDEEDEYEADMGNVLGEASAKRQKLGQSDSSELSRQVDVAPPSPGDPTVKNVADKLASFVAKNGRQFENITRQKHPGDTPFKFLFDKSCSDYKYYEFRLAEEERALSQTRDSEDSASGATSTSASKSTSGSQRVIQQHLNYQIPASALYEATDEPGSLCTSAQTAFPGRTGESSAPEGTDPIAMMEFYMKKAAQEERRRQPKQSKDEMPPPLSLQAGPAAPGKRGHHMGDYIPQEELEKFLATCNDVAAQKAARETLERSKIQANNVGHKLLSKMGWKEGEGLGSSRSGMADPIMAGDVKKDHLGVGAHAPGEVTPEDDIYEQYKKRMMLGYKYRPNPLGNPRKAYY
- the LOC136225634 gene encoding SURP and G-patch domain-containing protein 1-like protein isoform X2 gives rise to the protein MDEKAPSSLFVNDGSFMERFKQLQQEKGNGQEKDKSSVGKDSKPKTVLSGTPTSRPTTGKMSMQFKSNNSMKTPQTPSSGKLAFSLKQKSKIVAPAVKLGEDEEDEYEADMGNVLGEASAKRQKLGQSDSSELSRQVDVAPPSPGDPTVKNVADKLASFVAKNGRQFENITRQKHPGDTPFKFLFDKSCSDYKYYEFRLAEEERALSQTRDSEDSASGATSTSASKSTSGSQRVIQQHLNYQIPASALYEATDEPGSLCTSAQTAFPGRTGNSIGGYPQWESSAPEGTDPIAMMEFYMKKAAQEERRRQPKQSKDEMPPPLSLQAPGKRGHHMGDYIPQEELEKFLATCNDVAAQKAARETLERSKIQANNVGHKLLSKMGWKEGEGLGSSRSGMADPIMAGDVKKDHLGVGAHAPGEVTPEDDIYEQYKKRMMLGYKYRPNPLGNPRKAYY
- the LOC136225634 gene encoding SURP and G-patch domain-containing protein 1-like protein isoform X3, producing MDEKAPSSLFVNDGSFMERFKQLQQEKGNGQEKDKSSVGKDSKPKTVLSGTPTSRPTTGKMSMQFKSNNSMKTPQTPSSGKLAFSLKQKSKIVAPAVKLGEDEEDEYEADMGNVLGEASAKRQKLGQSDSSELSRQVDVGDPTVKNVADKLASFVAKNGRQFENITRQKHPGDTPFKFLFDKSCSDYKYYEFRLAEEERALSQTRDSEDSASGATSTSASKSTSGSQRVIQQHLNYQIPASALYEATDEPGSLCTSAQTAFPGRTGNSIGGYPQWESSAPEGTDPIAMMEFYMKKAAQEERRRQPKQSKDEMPPPLSLQAGPAAPGKRGHHMGDYIPQEELEKFLATCNDVAAQKAARETLERSKIQANNVGHKLLSKMGWKEGEGLGSSRSGMADPIMAGDVKKDHLGVGAHAPGEVTPEDDIYEQYKKRMMLGYKYRPNPLGNPRKAYY